Proteins encoded within one genomic window of Kibdelosporangium phytohabitans:
- a CDS encoding IS701 family transposase has protein sequence MATGWSASFEAFMGRFAARFPRVESRRQMRSYVRGLLSETERKNGWTLAEAVGDAGPERMQRLLNFYAWDADGVRDEVRGAVIEVLGDERQGVLIVDETGFLKKGTTSAGVARQYSGTAGRIENSQIGVFLAYASERGRALIDRELYLPKEWISDRERCRRAGIPDEVTLATKPVLARRMIERARRGGMPFGWVTGDEAYGVDTKLRMWLESEDIAHVLAVAKNSMVVTMQLTKVRVDRVIAEVTEDSWTRMSCGDGAHGHRVYDWALVDIRPLRLTERGHWLLARRSLTDPTDIAYYVCFGPGETTLERLVRVAGSRWAIEESFQTAKNETGLDHYQVRGYAAWYRHITLSMAAAAFLVITREAAKKGAPHPVPTAP, from the coding sequence ATGGCGACTGGGTGGTCGGCAAGTTTCGAGGCGTTCATGGGTCGGTTCGCGGCGCGGTTTCCCAGGGTCGAGTCCCGGCGGCAGATGCGGTCGTATGTGCGGGGTTTGCTCAGCGAGACCGAGCGGAAGAATGGTTGGACGCTGGCCGAGGCCGTGGGAGACGCTGGGCCGGAACGGATGCAGCGGTTGCTGAACTTCTACGCCTGGGATGCCGACGGTGTGCGTGATGAGGTGCGTGGCGCGGTGATCGAGGTTCTCGGTGATGAACGGCAGGGTGTGCTGATCGTCGATGAGACTGGCTTTCTGAAGAAGGGGACCACGTCCGCCGGGGTCGCCCGTCAGTACTCCGGTACCGCCGGTCGGATCGAGAACTCGCAGATCGGTGTGTTCCTGGCGTATGCCTCGGAGCGGGGCCGGGCGTTGATCGATCGGGAGTTGTACCTGCCCAAGGAGTGGATCTCTGATCGGGAGCGCTGCCGCCGGGCCGGTATCCCGGATGAGGTGACGCTGGCGACCAAACCCGTTCTGGCGCGACGGATGATTGAGCGCGCTAGGCGTGGCGGGATGCCGTTCGGGTGGGTCACCGGCGATGAGGCCTACGGCGTGGACACGAAGTTGCGGATGTGGCTGGAATCCGAGGACATCGCCCATGTCCTGGCGGTGGCGAAGAACTCGATGGTGGTCACCATGCAGTTGACCAAGGTTCGGGTCGATCGGGTCATCGCCGAGGTGACCGAGGACTCATGGACACGGATGAGTTGTGGTGACGGTGCTCATGGTCACCGGGTGTACGACTGGGCGCTGGTTGATATCCGCCCGCTGCGATTGACCGAGCGAGGGCATTGGCTGCTGGCTCGCCGCAGCCTGACCGATCCCACCGACATCGCCTACTACGTCTGTTTCGGCCCTGGTGAGACCACTCTGGAGCGCCTTGTACGTGTCGCGGGATCTCGTTGGGCCATTGAGGAATCCTTCCAGACCGCCAAGAACGAGACCGGGCTGGACCATTACCAGGTTCGAGGTTATGCGGCGTGGTACCGGCATATCACATTGTCCATGGCTGCCGCGGCATTTCTGGTGATCACCAGAGAAGCCGCGAAAAAGGGGGCACCACATCCGGTACCGACCGCGCCCTGA
- a CDS encoding superoxide dismutase — protein sequence MAQYVLPDLDYDYGDLEPAIIGEINELHHGKHHAAYVKGANDTIEKLDEARDKGEFGSIVGLETTLAFNLAGHSLHQVWWKNLSPNGGDKPTGELAAAIDEFFGSFDKLRAQLNAAATTIQGSGWGILSWDPIGERLLTQQLKDHHANLSIATTPLLAFDVWEHAYYLQYRNVKADYINALWNVVNWEDVNQRFVDARNGLNGLRVPQS from the coding sequence ATGGCCCAGTACGTCCTGCCGGACCTGGACTACGACTACGGCGACCTCGAACCGGCCATCATCGGCGAGATCAACGAGCTGCACCACGGCAAGCACCACGCCGCGTACGTCAAGGGTGCCAACGACACGATCGAGAAGCTCGACGAGGCGCGGGACAAGGGCGAGTTCGGTTCGATCGTCGGCCTCGAGACCACGCTGGCGTTCAACCTGGCCGGACACTCGCTGCACCAGGTGTGGTGGAAGAACCTGAGCCCGAACGGCGGCGACAAGCCGACCGGTGAGCTGGCGGCGGCCATCGACGAGTTCTTCGGCTCGTTCGACAAGCTGCGCGCCCAGCTGAACGCGGCGGCCACCACGATCCAGGGCTCCGGCTGGGGAATCCTGTCCTGGGACCCGATCGGCGAGCGGCTGCTGACCCAGCAGCTCAAGGACCACCACGCGAACCTCTCGATCGCCACCACACCGCTGCTGGCGTTCGACGTGTGGGAGCACGCGTACTACCTGCAGTACCGCAACGTGAAGGCGGACTACATCAACGCGCTCTGGAACGTCGTCAACTGGGAGGACGTCAACCAGCGCTTCGTCGATGCCCGCAACGGGCTGAACGGTCTGCGCGTACCGCAGTCCTGA
- a CDS encoding heme oxygenase (biliverdin-producing), protein MSPTFAETLRAATMPVHEQANHSPYISALLGGELSVDAFADLAGQLYFVYSALEDTAEQVREDPIAGKFVFTELYRRAALREDMAFYFGPSWESVVKPLPATAAYCDRIREAGTSWSGGFVAHHYTRYLGDIAGGQIIRHKLKNLHGITGPGSRFYVFDQIPSAPKFRDTYRELLNTAPWDAADRKRFIMESVRAYELNVGLFAALAEDMPRYSMS, encoded by the coding sequence ATGAGCCCGACCTTCGCGGAAACCCTTCGAGCTGCGACCATGCCCGTGCACGAGCAGGCGAACCACTCGCCGTACATCTCGGCGCTGCTCGGCGGAGAACTGTCAGTCGACGCGTTCGCCGACCTGGCCGGCCAGCTGTACTTCGTCTACTCCGCGCTCGAGGACACCGCCGAACAGGTGCGCGAGGACCCGATCGCCGGCAAGTTCGTGTTCACCGAGCTGTACCGCAGGGCGGCGCTGCGCGAGGACATGGCGTTCTACTTCGGGCCGTCGTGGGAGTCGGTGGTCAAGCCGCTGCCCGCGACCGCGGCGTACTGCGACCGCATCCGCGAAGCGGGAACGTCCTGGTCAGGCGGGTTCGTGGCGCACCACTACACGCGCTACCTCGGTGACATCGCGGGCGGCCAGATCATCCGGCACAAGCTGAAGAACCTGCACGGGATCACCGGGCCGGGTTCGAGGTTCTACGTGTTCGACCAGATCCCGAGCGCGCCGAAGTTCCGCGACACCTACCGGGAACTGCTCAACACCGCGCCGTGGGACGCCGCCGACCGCAAGCGCTTCATCATGGAGAGCGTCCGGGCGTACGAGCTCAACGTCGGCCTGTTCGCCGCTCTTGCCGAGGACATGCCCAGGTATTCCATGTCCTGA
- a CDS encoding TetR/AcrR family transcriptional regulator — MPKILGESLAEHRSQVRAKVFDAMRTLLYTRGFDAITLSGVASAAGVGRTAIYNHFPDRESLLVAFVEHETGQYVIRLREALGAVSDPVEALSIFVRMQLRVLAGRHTPPGAKLNALLSPEAYQRMAEHVDPITAELRSVLTSGIAAGQMIDEDVDVLITMITASLASREVVDAGAELDDTIETAVRFILRAVGVRVA; from the coding sequence ATGCCGAAAATCCTCGGCGAGTCGCTGGCCGAGCACCGCTCACAGGTACGGGCGAAGGTGTTCGACGCGATGCGCACGCTGCTGTACACGCGCGGATTCGACGCGATCACGTTGTCCGGTGTGGCCTCGGCCGCCGGGGTCGGCCGGACAGCGATCTACAACCACTTCCCCGACCGGGAGTCGCTGCTCGTCGCGTTCGTCGAGCACGAGACCGGGCAGTACGTGATCCGGTTGCGCGAGGCGCTCGGCGCGGTGTCCGACCCGGTCGAGGCGTTGTCGATCTTCGTCCGGATGCAGCTGCGGGTGCTCGCCGGACGGCACACACCGCCGGGCGCGAAGCTCAACGCGTTGCTCTCGCCGGAGGCGTACCAGCGGATGGCCGAGCACGTCGACCCGATCACGGCCGAGTTGCGCTCGGTCCTGACGTCGGGGATCGCGGCCGGGCAGATGATCGACGAGGACGTCGACGTGCTCATCACGATGATCACCGCGAGCCTGGCCTCGCGCGAAGTCGTCGACGCCGGGGCGGAACTGGACGACACGATCGAGACCGCTGTGCGCTTCATCCTGCGAGCCGTCGGAGTTAGGGTGGCCTAA
- a CDS encoding TrmH family RNA methyltransferase, translated as MADVIRITDPADPRLDDFRDLTTADRRPDRPGGKGLVIAEGVVVVRRLLASPYPVRALLGVERRIAELDTEVDSAMPAYVTSADVMAEVVGFHLNRGVLAVAGRARPWELADLAGLKRLVVLEGVGDHENLGSLFRNVAALGFGGVVLGPGCSDPLYRRSVRVSMGHVLAVPFTTATEWPGALKYLRENDFQVLALTPRADSLPLSDVTADGKVAVLLGSEGPGLTDEAIAAADHAVRIPMSGGVDSLNIATAGAVAFYALGRGDRGAG; from the coding sequence GTGGCCGACGTGATCCGGATAACAGACCCAGCCGATCCGAGACTGGACGACTTCCGCGACCTCACCACGGCCGACCGCAGGCCGGACCGGCCGGGCGGAAAGGGCCTGGTCATCGCGGAAGGCGTGGTGGTGGTCCGGCGGCTGCTCGCCTCGCCTTACCCGGTGCGCGCGCTGCTGGGTGTCGAACGCAGGATCGCCGAACTGGACACCGAAGTGGACAGTGCGATGCCCGCATACGTCACATCAGCCGACGTGATGGCCGAGGTCGTCGGGTTCCACCTCAACCGCGGGGTGCTCGCCGTCGCCGGCCGGGCCAGGCCGTGGGAGCTGGCCGACCTCGCCGGGCTGAAGCGGCTCGTTGTCCTGGAAGGCGTCGGCGACCACGAGAACCTCGGCTCGCTGTTCCGCAACGTGGCCGCGCTCGGTTTCGGCGGTGTCGTGCTCGGGCCCGGCTGCAGTGATCCGTTGTACAGGCGCAGTGTGCGCGTTTCCATGGGGCACGTGCTCGCGGTGCCGTTCACCACCGCGACCGAGTGGCCCGGCGCGTTGAAGTACTTGCGGGAAAACGACTTCCAGGTCCTCGCGCTGACGCCGAGAGCGGACTCCCTGCCGCTGTCGGATGTCACGGCGGACGGCAAGGTCGCCGTGCTGCTCGGCTCGGAAGGACCTGGCCTGACCGACGAGGCGATCGCCGCGGCCGACCACGCTGTGCGCATCCCCATGTCGGGCGGCGTGGATTCGCTGAACATCGCCACGGCCGGTGCCGTCGCCTTCTACGCACTGGGCCGTGGCGACCGAGGGGCTGGTTAG
- a CDS encoding DUF2537 domain-containing protein yields the protein MELRTNGERIELVAPDDGVIDPRVLDVPDELVTALNEWAQVVAAMQRADAPEDASAAVLVSRRGMQLADRLSSVLETTVRYHDPLTGEVLFVDAVPTAPAPQRQAKQPEPTPWLTGLTVSALMALVTVSAVLTLAVTLSDTSAFLALGANVVVTAGLAPSIWLARRVLIWRWVALGVASGLALGWIAMIFVLL from the coding sequence GTGGAACTGCGCACGAACGGCGAGCGGATCGAGCTCGTCGCGCCGGATGACGGGGTGATCGACCCCCGGGTGCTCGACGTGCCGGACGAGCTGGTCACCGCGCTGAACGAATGGGCACAGGTCGTCGCCGCGATGCAACGCGCCGACGCACCGGAGGACGCCTCCGCCGCCGTGCTCGTCTCGCGCCGCGGAATGCAGCTGGCGGACCGGCTGTCGTCGGTCCTCGAGACCACCGTGCGGTATCACGACCCGCTGACCGGGGAAGTCCTGTTCGTCGACGCCGTGCCGACGGCACCCGCGCCGCAGCGGCAGGCCAAGCAACCGGAGCCGACGCCGTGGCTCACCGGCCTGACCGTCAGCGCGCTGATGGCTCTGGTGACCGTGTCGGCCGTGCTGACGCTGGCGGTCACGTTGAGCGACACCAGCGCGTTCCTGGCGCTCGGTGCGAACGTCGTGGTGACCGCCGGGCTGGCGCCGTCGATCTGGCTGGCACGCCGGGTGCTGATCTGGCGGTGGGTCGCGCTCGGAGTCGCGTCCGGCCTGGCGCTCGGCTGGATCGCGATGATTTTCGTGCTGCTCTAG
- a CDS encoding DUF6286 domain-containing protein, whose translation MIRRPRRGIPAVLTAVVLLGVCVVVAVSVVQLLLDEPPLISYDAVAGRIHQAQWTDLVPAIAGGVVALVGLLLVLSAVVPGKSRILVLTPDGSTTDAAISRTSLRTTLRDAAKVDGVTNAVVTVRRGRVRTVVRTDRTITDGLADAVRAAVEQRLGHIGLARHHDVTVKVKAPRSTP comes from the coding sequence ATGATCCGTAGGCCTCGCCGCGGCATTCCCGCCGTGCTGACCGCTGTCGTCCTGCTCGGCGTGTGCGTCGTCGTCGCCGTGTCGGTCGTCCAGCTGCTGCTCGACGAACCGCCGTTGATCAGCTACGACGCGGTGGCAGGCAGGATCCACCAGGCACAGTGGACTGACTTGGTGCCCGCGATCGCCGGTGGTGTGGTCGCGCTGGTGGGCCTGCTGCTGGTGCTGTCCGCTGTCGTTCCGGGCAAGTCGCGCATCCTCGTGCTCACGCCCGACGGGAGCACGACGGACGCCGCCATCTCCCGGACAAGCCTGCGTACGACGTTGCGCGACGCGGCCAAGGTCGACGGTGTCACCAACGCCGTGGTCACGGTGCGCCGTGGGCGTGTGCGCACGGTCGTGCGCACCGACCGGACCATCACCGACGGCCTCGCCGACGCCGTCCGGGCCGCCGTCGAGCAACGTCTCGGCCACATCGGCCTCGCCAGGCACCACGACGTCACCGTGAAGGTGAAGGCACCGAGGAGCACGCCATGA
- a CDS encoding Asp23/Gls24 family envelope stress response protein — MTNSTAEKTTPGQKTQGSEPGNALAKRSGGLVTEDGSTTIADVVVQKIAGLATREVNGVHALGGGTARMLGAIRDRIPGASASVGQGVSVEVGEKQAAVDLEIVVEYGVPISDLAKTVRRNVITAIEQITGLEVVEVNINVNDINLPGEDEDGEPETSRVQ; from the coding sequence ATGACGAACTCCACCGCTGAGAAGACGACGCCGGGCCAGAAGACCCAGGGCTCTGAGCCGGGCAACGCACTGGCCAAGCGTTCGGGCGGCCTGGTCACCGAGGACGGCAGCACCACGATCGCCGACGTCGTCGTGCAGAAGATCGCGGGCCTCGCGACCCGTGAGGTCAACGGCGTGCACGCGCTCGGTGGCGGCACCGCGCGGATGCTCGGCGCGATCCGCGACCGGATCCCCGGTGCGTCGGCGAGCGTCGGCCAGGGCGTGTCGGTCGAGGTCGGCGAGAAGCAGGCCGCCGTCGACCTGGAAATCGTCGTCGAGTACGGCGTGCCGATCAGCGACCTGGCCAAGACCGTGCGCCGCAACGTGATCACCGCGATCGAGCAGATCACCGGCCTCGAGGTGGTCGAGGTCAACATCAACGTCAACGACATCAACCTGCCAGGCGAGGACGAGGACGGCGAACCCGAGACCAGCCGCGTTCAGTGA
- a CDS encoding Asp23/Gls24 family envelope stress response protein produces MFESVVSGSVVAAVAVNAANGVSGVRVQPGLSDLAGSVARLARQRVKGLDPAPTEGVRVRFEPDGSAAIEVSIAISGQDQAAVTARLVQAAVTKDVRTATGLAVRSVLVSIFDIDVPRRTP; encoded by the coding sequence GTGTTCGAGAGCGTTGTATCGGGCTCGGTCGTCGCCGCGGTCGCGGTGAACGCGGCCAACGGCGTGTCCGGAGTGCGCGTGCAGCCCGGCCTGAGCGACCTCGCCGGCTCCGTCGCCCGGCTGGCCCGCCAGCGCGTGAAAGGCCTCGATCCAGCGCCGACCGAAGGGGTCAGGGTGCGGTTCGAGCCGGACGGCAGCGCGGCGATCGAGGTCAGCATCGCCATCTCCGGCCAGGACCAGGCCGCCGTGACCGCTCGGCTGGTCCAGGCCGCGGTCACCAAGGACGTCCGCACCGCCACCGGTCTCGCGGTCAGGTCGGTGCTGGTCTCCATCTTCGACATCGACGTACCCAGGCGGACACCGTGA
- a CDS encoding anti-sigma factor family protein codes for MAMNDADYMLPCGRDVETVWDRLTIVDAGNADEHDRSCPHCRAVRESLRALRAAVDELASETVEPPADLVGRIMSAVRADSRRRDMLPLPSQDPNEARISAQAIASVLRFAADTVEGVRARRCKVRQSDSADSVEVELSIAVSYRGLTAGAYDLVRERVTSAVSARIGVRLSRLDIVVADVFDT; via the coding sequence ATGGCGATGAACGACGCGGACTACATGCTGCCGTGCGGCCGCGATGTGGAGACCGTGTGGGATCGGCTGACCATTGTGGACGCCGGGAACGCCGACGAGCACGACCGGTCCTGCCCGCACTGCCGTGCCGTGCGGGAGAGCCTGCGCGCGCTGCGCGCGGCGGTCGACGAGCTGGCGAGCGAGACGGTCGAGCCGCCGGCTGACCTGGTCGGGCGGATCATGTCGGCGGTCCGCGCGGACAGCAGGCGGCGGGACATGCTGCCGTTGCCGAGCCAGGACCCGAACGAAGCTCGCATCAGCGCACAGGCGATCGCCTCGGTGCTGCGGTTCGCCGCCGACACGGTCGAGGGAGTCCGGGCCCGCCGGTGCAAGGTCCGCCAATCCGACTCGGCGGACAGCGTCGAAGTGGAACTGAGCATCGCCGTCAGCTACCGCGGTCTGACCGCCGGGGCGTACGACCTCGTGCGCGAACGGGTGACGAGCGCGGTGTCGGCGCGGATCGGCGTCCGGCTGAGCAGGCTGGACATCGTCGTCGCCGATGTGTTTGACACGTGA
- a CDS encoding RNA polymerase sigma factor: MVTQTEADLDDATLVARSRDGDMQSYEALVRRYQGPMYRLALRMLGSTSDAEDAVQEVFLTVWRRLAQLQEDRAFVGWLYRTTTNRCLNVIRARRPQADVELDEHESTSTRTRPDHAAEVSEQMTALGQALTGLTPEQRACWLLREVHGRSYDEIAQTLGTTTQAVRGRISRARAQLAEVMAPWR, translated from the coding sequence ATGGTGACCCAGACAGAGGCCGACCTCGACGACGCCACGCTGGTGGCACGGTCGCGGGACGGGGACATGCAGTCCTACGAGGCTCTTGTGCGGCGCTACCAGGGGCCGATGTACCGGCTCGCGCTGCGGATGCTGGGCAGCACCAGCGACGCCGAGGACGCGGTCCAGGAGGTCTTCCTCACCGTGTGGCGGCGGCTGGCGCAACTGCAGGAGGACCGGGCCTTCGTCGGCTGGCTGTACCGGACCACCACCAACCGCTGTCTGAACGTGATCCGTGCACGGCGGCCACAAGCCGACGTCGAGCTGGACGAGCACGAGTCCACCAGCACACGGACACGGCCCGACCACGCGGCGGAGGTAAGCGAACAGATGACCGCACTGGGCCAGGCGCTGACCGGACTCACCCCGGAACAGCGAGCCTGCTGGCTGCTGAGAGAAGTGCACGGCCGGTCGTACGACGAGATCGCGCAGACGCTCGGCACCACCACGCAGGCGGTACGCGGGCGAATATCGCGTGCCCGCGCGCAACTGGCGGAGGTGATGGCGCCATGGCGATGA
- a CDS encoding CsbD family protein, with the protein MALDDKITGKAKEVAGKATGDDELANEGKADQLKAKFQDAVEDVKDTVGGIADKVKNKLAK; encoded by the coding sequence ATGGCTCTGGACGACAAGATCACCGGGAAGGCCAAGGAGGTCGCGGGCAAGGCGACCGGCGACGACGAGCTGGCCAACGAAGGCAAGGCCGACCAGCTCAAGGCGAAGTTCCAGGACGCTGTCGAAGACGTCAAGGACACCGTCGGCGGGATCGCCGACAAGGTCAAGAACAAGCTGGCGAAGTAG
- a CDS encoding ABC transporter ATP-binding protein, with protein sequence MSDEDSWRGVAAEEVNDLGTAVGAKLQARSRGLLGSLIRPRLLVSSAALALVVLQNLASLAGPLLIAAAIDRGIPAAINGDTSVLAWCIGGYAASAVANSLLLMAFLRLSARISQNVLLDLRARLFRHVQRLSLSFHESYTSGKVISRLTADMESIGKLFEDSLDNMFNAVLSLVFIGALLLILDVPLALVVMAGFVPLVLALRWFRRTSGRAYRRTRGAIAKVIVQFVETMNGIRAVQAFRREHRNESIMETENASYRDANYSAINAVAVFAASVRFIGNLSLAIVLGVGAWRVTGGSMELGVLTAFTLYLRRFYDPLDDLAQVANSYASASAALEKISGVLEEKPTVLEPANPKPLPPGGAIEFDQVEFRYSKDSPVVLPRFDLTIPAGQTVALVGATGAGKSTIAKLVARFYDPTAGSVRLSGVDLRDAADEDLRSKVVMVTQENFLFSGSVADNIAIGRPTATRGEIESAAAAVGAHEFIAALPDGYDTDVRKRGGRLSAGQRQLVAFARALLANPAVLVLDEATSSLDVPGERAVQAALETVLTDRTALIIAHRLSTVLIADRVLVVEGGRIVEDGSPADLVAEGRGEFAALHRAWLESLA encoded by the coding sequence GTGAGCGACGAGGATTCGTGGCGCGGTGTGGCCGCCGAGGAAGTGAACGACCTCGGCACCGCGGTCGGCGCCAAGCTGCAGGCCCGCTCCCGCGGGCTGCTCGGTTCGCTCATCCGCCCCCGCCTCTTGGTGTCGTCGGCGGCACTGGCGCTCGTGGTGCTGCAGAACCTCGCCTCGCTGGCAGGCCCGCTGCTGATCGCGGCGGCGATCGACCGGGGCATCCCGGCGGCGATCAACGGCGACACGTCCGTCCTCGCCTGGTGCATCGGCGGCTACGCGGCCAGCGCGGTGGCCAACTCCCTGCTGCTGATGGCGTTCCTGCGGCTGTCGGCCCGGATCAGCCAGAACGTGCTGCTCGACCTCAGAGCGCGGCTCTTCCGGCACGTGCAGCGGCTTTCCCTGTCGTTCCACGAGTCCTACACGTCCGGCAAGGTCATCTCCAGGCTGACCGCCGACATGGAGTCGATCGGCAAACTGTTCGAGGACAGCCTGGACAACATGTTCAACGCGGTGCTGTCGCTGGTCTTCATCGGCGCGCTGCTGCTGATCCTCGACGTACCACTGGCGTTGGTCGTGATGGCCGGGTTCGTCCCGCTGGTGCTTGCGCTGCGCTGGTTCCGCCGCACCTCAGGCCGCGCGTACAGGAGAACACGCGGCGCGATCGCCAAGGTGATCGTCCAGTTCGTCGAGACGATGAACGGGATCCGCGCGGTGCAGGCCTTCCGCAGGGAACACCGCAACGAATCGATCATGGAGACCGAGAACGCCAGTTACCGGGACGCGAACTACTCGGCGATCAACGCGGTCGCGGTCTTCGCGGCGAGCGTCCGGTTCATCGGCAACCTCTCGCTGGCGATCGTGCTGGGCGTCGGCGCGTGGCGGGTGACCGGTGGGAGCATGGAACTCGGCGTGCTGACCGCGTTCACCCTGTACCTGCGCCGCTTCTACGACCCGCTGGACGACCTGGCCCAGGTGGCGAACTCCTACGCGTCGGCGAGCGCGGCGCTGGAGAAGATCTCCGGGGTCCTCGAGGAGAAGCCGACGGTGCTCGAACCGGCGAACCCGAAGCCGCTGCCACCGGGCGGGGCGATCGAGTTCGACCAGGTGGAGTTCCGGTACAGCAAGGACAGCCCGGTGGTGCTGCCGAGGTTCGACCTGACCATCCCGGCAGGACAGACAGTGGCCCTGGTCGGCGCGACCGGAGCGGGCAAGTCCACGATCGCGAAGCTGGTCGCCCGCTTCTACGACCCCACAGCGGGGTCGGTGCGGCTGTCCGGAGTGGACCTGAGGGACGCGGCGGACGAGGACCTGCGCTCGAAAGTCGTGATGGTGACCCAGGAGAACTTCCTGTTCTCCGGGTCGGTGGCGGACAACATCGCCATCGGCAGACCGACGGCGACCCGTGGCGAGATCGAATCGGCGGCGGCAGCCGTCGGCGCCCACGAGTTCATCGCGGCCCTCCCGGACGGCTACGACACGGACGTCCGCAAGCGAGGCGGGAGGCTCTCCGCAGGTCAACGCCAGCTGGTCGCGTTCGCCCGGGCGTTGCTGGCCAACCCGGCAGTACTGGTACTCGACGAGGCGACATCCAGCCTGGACGTACCGGGAGAGCGAGCAGTGCAGGCGGCACTGGAAACGGTGCTGACCGACCGAACAGCACTGATCATCGCGCACAGGCTGTCAACCGTGCTGATCGCGGACCGGGTGCTGGTGGTGGAAGGCGGCCGGATAGTGGAGGACGGCTCCCCAGCGGACCTGGTGGCCGAAGGAAGGGGCGAGTTCGCGGCCCTGCACCGGGCCTGGTTGGAGTCACTGGCCTGA